From Mustela nigripes isolate SB6536 chromosome 13, MUSNIG.SB6536, whole genome shotgun sequence, one genomic window encodes:
- the TMEM253 gene encoding transmembrane protein 253, producing MEERAAQREQERPSLRLEKLQHWAKHRQSGHLLVLAVSQLWLAVAVVPFAISVACLNSACHMATALPLGPGALGLLTAIVTLELRRAPRLWKVQAMMILNIFSLILGFIVVVVDVMKTALGAASAAPSQQAGLLAVELGTEAFTLGGVLVSAYSLFLLSQRKPGCCRNRSLLYQELQEGLSELEEVAALENGTTVASTANATNE from the exons ATGGAGGAGAGAGCTGCTCAGCGGGAGCAGGAAAGACCCAGTCTTCGTCTGGAAAAGCTACAGCACTGGGCAAAGCACAGGCAGAGCGGGCACCTCTTGGTGCTAGCG GTGAGCCAGCTATGGCTGGCAGTGGCTGTGGTGCCCTTTGCTATCTCTGTTGCCTGCCTGAACTCTGCCTGTCACATGGCCACAGCACTGCCACTTGGGCCTGGAGCATTG GGTCTCCTCACTGCGATTGTCACTCTTGAGCTGCGCAGAGCACCCCGCCTCTGGAAG GTGCAGGCCATGATGATACTCAACATCTTCAGTCTGATCTTGGGCTTCATCGTTGTGGTGGTCGACGTGATGAAGACAGCCTTGGGGGCTGCCTCAGCTGCCCCCTCCCAG CAGGCTGGCTTGCTGGCGGTGGAGCTAGGCACTGAGGCCTTCACCCTAGGGGGAGTGCTGGTCTCGGCATACTCactcttcctgctgagccagaggAAGCCAGGATGCTGCAGGAACCGGAGTCTGCTCTACCAGGAGCTGCAGGAG GGTCTGTCTGAGTTGGAGGAAGTTGCTGCTTTGGAGAATGGTACCACCGTGGCCAGCACAGCAAATGCAACAAATGAGTAA